In Flavobacterium sp., a single window of DNA contains:
- a CDS encoding glycosyl hydrolase, with translation MFQKKHLFFILLLASLVSAQEVHKKETTFQPTIESSRPWVYWYWMKSAYSKVGITADLEAMKYAGIAGAYLMTIKGPANPPLIEPPVLQLSPEFWDMIHWAFKEADRLGLKLAFHGADGFAVAGGPWITPEMSMQKVVWSTTEILGGKKITSKLPVPAHYKDYYKDIATFAIQVKEYQITSQMQLPKVTTSNNTDALFLADPKKDENFKFADSGWIQYEFAQPFTCKSIVIETKGRDFQAQRLIVEVSDDGVNFRFHERMIAPRHGWQDMDFPNTHTITPFTAKYFRFVYDPKGTEPGAEDLDFAKWKQNLKVSKITLSNQSLINNYEGKSGAIWRLTLQTTEKEIPNSDAFKKSEIINISNFVDADGNLNWKAPKGKWKIIRMGHTSTGHENATGGAGKGLEVDKFNPELIRFQLDHWFGEAVRSAGPELASKVLEILHFDSWECGSQNWSSVFQAEFKKRRGYDLLDYLPVMAGIPVESADFSEKVLYDIRKTIADLVADNFYGTVAQIAKENNIKLSAENVAPVVTSDALLHYKYVDYPSGEFWLKSPTHDKPFDMVDAISGGHIYGKDIIQAESFTALRMDWDEHPGNLKTTADRNYALGINRLFYHVFVHNPWTDRKPGMTLDDIGTFFQRDQTWWKPGQAWFDYCQRVQFQLQKGKPVIDLAVFIGEDFPSRSFVPDRLVPFIPNVFGKERLASEKIRLENEGQPTAKMPKEVTYSKNITDLSQWINPLNGYQYDSFNADVLINRAKVVNGKISFEGGIEYGALFFPGSHKMAPNKMLSLASAEKILQLVKDGGTIFVDEKPNLQPGIQSETDQKKWQNVIDEIWNNNNSSTWKIGKGTVVKLPYLGNDFTSIGVTQDVYFPNLNRADSETLAWAHRKSYTEDIYFISNQKAEKRSFDASFRIAGKVPKWYNPVTDQTSALANWKIENGRTIVSISLDANESGFVIFKDGTKEVLAQGKSSEFEKVQTLDENWELQFDTEFKGPKEVVKTNKLFDWSTSENDQIKYYSGTVVYKKEFVWKGKETNKIWLDLGEMANIAEIKINGKDCGTLWTFPFKTDISKALQKGKNTIEIKVTNTWANRLIGDQKLPKEEKLTWTTAPFRLEGEPLLKAGLFGPVVILQEK, from the coding sequence ATGTTTCAAAAAAAACACCTCTTTTTTATCCTTCTTCTTGCAAGCCTAGTCTCCGCACAAGAAGTCCATAAAAAAGAAACCACTTTTCAACCAACAATAGAATCCTCAAGGCCTTGGGTGTATTGGTATTGGATGAAATCGGCGTATTCTAAAGTGGGAATTACAGCCGACTTAGAAGCGATGAAATATGCTGGAATTGCGGGCGCTTATCTAATGACGATCAAAGGACCAGCCAATCCGCCATTGATAGAGCCGCCGGTTTTGCAGTTGAGTCCGGAGTTTTGGGATATGATTCATTGGGCTTTTAAAGAAGCCGATCGTTTAGGATTAAAACTAGCTTTTCATGGAGCAGACGGATTTGCAGTTGCAGGTGGGCCGTGGATTACGCCAGAAATGTCGATGCAAAAAGTAGTCTGGTCAACAACTGAAATTTTAGGTGGGAAAAAAATAACTTCAAAGCTGCCAGTTCCAGCGCACTACAAAGACTATTATAAAGACATTGCCACTTTTGCGATTCAGGTAAAAGAATATCAAATCACTTCGCAAATGCAATTGCCAAAAGTAACTACCTCCAATAACACCGATGCATTGTTTTTGGCAGATCCTAAAAAAGACGAGAACTTCAAGTTTGCCGATTCAGGATGGATTCAGTATGAATTTGCACAGCCTTTTACCTGTAAATCTATTGTCATTGAAACCAAAGGAAGAGATTTTCAGGCGCAACGTCTAATTGTAGAAGTGAGTGATGACGGAGTTAATTTTAGATTCCACGAAAGAATGATTGCACCGCGTCACGGCTGGCAAGACATGGATTTCCCCAATACACATACTATTACGCCTTTTACGGCAAAATATTTCAGATTTGTTTATGATCCAAAGGGAACAGAACCCGGCGCTGAAGATTTAGATTTTGCGAAGTGGAAACAGAATTTAAAAGTGAGTAAAATTACACTTTCGAACCAATCACTGATTAATAATTACGAAGGAAAATCGGGAGCAATTTGGCGTTTGACTCTGCAGACTACTGAAAAAGAAATTCCAAATTCTGATGCATTCAAAAAATCAGAAATTATCAATATTTCCAATTTTGTTGATGCTGATGGAAACTTAAATTGGAAAGCACCAAAAGGAAAATGGAAAATTATCCGAATGGGGCATACTTCTACTGGACATGAAAATGCAACTGGCGGAGCAGGAAAAGGGTTGGAAGTAGACAAATTTAATCCCGAGTTAATTCGTTTTCAGTTGGATCATTGGTTTGGAGAAGCTGTTCGTTCTGCTGGCCCAGAACTGGCTTCAAAAGTTTTAGAAATTCTTCATTTTGATAGCTGGGAATGTGGAAGCCAAAACTGGTCTTCGGTTTTTCAGGCTGAATTTAAAAAGAGACGCGGCTACGATCTTCTAGATTATCTTCCAGTTATGGCAGGAATTCCCGTAGAAAGTGCCGATTTTTCAGAGAAAGTTTTATACGATATTAGGAAAACAATTGCCGATTTAGTTGCTGATAATTTCTACGGAACTGTAGCGCAAATCGCAAAAGAAAACAACATAAAATTAAGTGCAGAAAATGTAGCGCCAGTTGTAACCAGCGACGCGTTACTTCATTATAAATATGTTGATTACCCAAGTGGAGAGTTTTGGCTGAAAAGTCCAACGCATGATAAACCTTTTGATATGGTCGATGCCATTTCGGGCGGACATATTTATGGAAAAGATATTATTCAGGCAGAATCTTTTACCGCTCTGCGAATGGATTGGGACGAACATCCCGGAAATTTAAAAACAACGGCAGACCGCAATTATGCTTTAGGAATCAATCGTTTATTCTATCACGTTTTTGTGCATAATCCGTGGACGGATAGAAAGCCAGGAATGACTTTAGACGATATCGGGACTTTTTTCCAAAGAGATCAAACTTGGTGGAAACCTGGGCAAGCATGGTTTGATTATTGTCAAAGAGTACAGTTTCAATTGCAAAAAGGAAAACCTGTAATTGATTTGGCGGTTTTTATTGGAGAAGATTTTCCTTCTCGTTCTTTTGTTCCCGATAGATTAGTACCTTTTATTCCGAATGTTTTCGGAAAGGAAAGATTGGCAAGCGAGAAAATCCGTTTAGAAAATGAAGGTCAGCCAACGGCTAAAATGCCAAAAGAAGTGACCTATTCTAAAAATATCACCGATTTATCACAATGGATTAATCCGCTAAATGGTTATCAATATGATTCTTTTAATGCTGATGTTTTAATTAATAGAGCGAAAGTAGTAAACGGAAAAATCTCATTTGAAGGTGGAATTGAATATGGTGCTTTATTCTTTCCTGGAAGTCATAAAATGGCACCGAATAAGATGCTTTCTTTGGCTTCTGCCGAAAAAATATTGCAGTTGGTAAAAGATGGTGGAACTATTTTTGTAGATGAAAAACCAAATCTTCAACCGGGAATTCAATCAGAAACCGATCAAAAGAAATGGCAAAATGTAATTGATGAAATTTGGAATAACAACAATTCTTCAACATGGAAAATAGGAAAAGGAACAGTTGTTAAATTGCCATATTTAGGCAATGATTTTACTTCTATCGGAGTCACACAAGACGTTTATTTTCCAAATTTAAACCGAGCTGATTCAGAAACATTGGCGTGGGCACATCGTAAATCGTATACTGAAGATATTTATTTCATTTCCAATCAAAAAGCAGAAAAACGTTCTTTTGATGCGTCTTTCAGAATAGCTGGAAAAGTTCCTAAATGGTACAATCCTGTAACAGATCAAACTTCGGCTTTAGCCAATTGGAAAATAGAAAACGGAAGAACAATTGTTTCGATAAGTTTAGATGCGAACGAATCTGGTTTTGTGATTTTTAAGGATGGAACAAAAGAAGTTTTAGCGCAAGGAAAATCATCTGAGTTTGAAAAAGTTCAGACTTTAGATGAAAATTGGGAATTACAATTTGATACAGAATTTAAAGGGCCAAAAGAAGTGGTAAAAACAAACAAACTTTTCGACTGGAGCACTTCTGAAAATGATCAGATTAAGTATTATTCTGGAACTGTAGTTTACAAAAAAGAATTCGTTTGGAAAGGAAAAGAAACCAATAAAATCTGGCTGGATTTAGGTGAAATGGCCAATATTGCCGAAATCAAAATCAACGGAAAAGATTGCGGAACGCTTTGGACTTTTCCTTTCAAAACAGACATTTCAAAAGCTTTACAAAAAGGAAAAAACACGATAGAAATAAAAGTTACAAATACTTGGGCAAATAGATTAATTGGCGATCAAAAATTGCCAAAAGAAGAAAAATTAACGTGGACAACAGCGCCATTTAGATTAGAAGGAGAACCGTTGTTGAAAGCGGGGTTATTTGGGCCGGTTGTGATTTTACAGGAGAAATAA
- a CDS encoding glycoside hydrolase family 2 TIM barrel-domain containing protein, translating into MFKTNHIQQFFNFRLSTFDFLTVILLLTSYATHAQSVTGEPAGVPELHKKYEFAPWEDPTITSINRQPSRATAYSYTSVLDALKGDRTKSRMQMLTGDWDFKYAVNLKEASKDFYQNKVSGWDKIEVPSNWEMKGYDNPIYKSAVYPFRPINPPYIPKDYNGVGSYQRSFTVPENWKDMTMTLHFGAVSSGFEVWLNGEFLGYGEDSFLPSEFDITPYIKAGENVVSVRVIRWTDGSYLEDQDHWRMSGIQREVFIMAEPKLRIQDFFVQTKLDKEYKDAIFKLRPKVENLTGAKIKDYTMNVQLYDANNVAMFKEPLQRPVIDLINESYPRLDNVRFGFFQETIKNPKKWSSEVPNLYTMVISIKDKNGNVTEAKSCKVGFRSIEFSKENGKMLINGKETYVYGVNRHDHHPTRGKAVTREDIKQDITTIKKYNFNFIRTSHYPNDPYFYELCDQYGIMVMDEANQETHGIGGKLSNDPLWTNAYMERMIRMVERDKNHPSVVMWSLGNEGGKGPNHSAMSGWVHDFDITRPVHYEPAQGNAKLDGYIDPLDPRYPKTIDHAYRFENPQDDSYVDMVSRFYPGVFTPKFLVDQKKDTRPIIFVEYSHAMGNSVGNLKELWDEFRSLPRVIGGCIWEFKDQGIVKFDSRSGQNYFAHGGDFGEKYHDGNFNTKGIVDSNGKPKGSIFENKWVYQPAISTLKGNQLEIKNRQAVKSLEGYIPVLKVLENGNVIKTQILKPLKVEAGQSTTLDISSYLPKMKADAEYILNIEFQLSKDELWASKGYAVAEDQFIVKKKEVISLESKKETLNVSESDSDFKIKGKTFDITIGKINGALSSYIFNGEEQVFAPLLPNFVRPLTDNDKRGWKSQKLLKQWYKAKPKLVNISIDKSASEIKIISDYEVIKDSASVKVIYNILPNGLIKVDYSLKASNKLPNIPKIGMQMGVKRSFDQISWYGKGELENYSDRSFGSFVGKYSLPINDFIEHYPKPQENGNRCDVRWMALSTPQKNNGFLVVNESKLLSMSAWPYTQENLSASGHTYDLKDPGFLTLNIDLIQMGVGGNDSWTIVAQPLEQYQIKSGNYEYSFYLTPFSGSKNELEDSLKKFKY; encoded by the coding sequence ATGTTTAAAACCAATCATATTCAGCAATTTTTCAACTTTCGACTTTCGACTTTCGACTTTTTGACTGTAATTTTACTTCTAACATCTTACGCGACTCACGCTCAATCCGTAACAGGAGAACCAGCGGGAGTTCCAGAGTTGCACAAAAAGTACGAATTTGCTCCGTGGGAAGATCCAACAATCACGAGTATCAACAGACAGCCATCAAGAGCGACTGCTTATTCCTATACTTCTGTTCTAGACGCATTAAAAGGCGACAGAACCAAAAGTCGAATGCAAATGCTTACGGGCGATTGGGATTTCAAATATGCGGTAAACTTAAAAGAAGCTTCAAAGGATTTTTACCAAAACAAAGTATCTGGCTGGGATAAAATCGAAGTGCCTTCAAACTGGGAAATGAAAGGGTATGATAATCCAATTTACAAAAGTGCCGTTTATCCATTTCGACCGATAAATCCGCCTTATATTCCGAAAGATTATAATGGAGTAGGTTCTTACCAAAGAAGTTTTACGGTTCCGGAAAATTGGAAAGATATGACTATGACTTTACATTTCGGAGCAGTAAGTTCGGGTTTTGAAGTTTGGCTTAACGGAGAATTTTTAGGTTATGGAGAAGACAGTTTTCTGCCATCAGAATTTGATATTACGCCGTATATAAAAGCAGGAGAAAATGTAGTTTCTGTTCGTGTAATTCGTTGGACAGACGGTTCTTATTTAGAAGATCAGGATCATTGGCGTATGAGCGGAATCCAGCGTGAAGTTTTTATTATGGCTGAGCCAAAACTCCGTATTCAGGATTTCTTTGTCCAAACCAAATTAGACAAAGAATACAAAGATGCAATTTTTAAACTGCGTCCAAAAGTGGAGAATTTGACTGGTGCAAAAATCAAAGATTACACCATGAATGTTCAGTTGTACGATGCCAATAATGTGGCAATGTTCAAAGAACCGCTTCAAAGACCTGTAATTGATTTAATTAACGAAAGTTATCCTCGCTTGGATAATGTTCGCTTTGGATTCTTTCAGGAAACGATCAAAAATCCAAAAAAATGGAGTTCAGAAGTGCCGAATTTGTATACGATGGTCATTTCGATAAAAGATAAAAACGGAAACGTTACCGAAGCCAAAAGTTGTAAAGTTGGTTTCCGTTCGATTGAATTTTCGAAAGAAAATGGCAAAATGCTTATCAACGGAAAAGAAACTTATGTTTATGGCGTAAACCGTCACGATCATCATCCGACAAGAGGAAAAGCCGTTACAAGAGAAGATATCAAACAAGATATAACTACAATTAAAAAGTACAATTTCAATTTTATACGTACGAGCCATTATCCAAACGATCCTTATTTCTATGAATTGTGCGATCAATACGGAATCATGGTTATGGACGAAGCCAATCAGGAAACACACGGAATTGGCGGTAAATTAAGCAACGATCCGCTTTGGACAAACGCTTATATGGAAAGAATGATCCGAATGGTCGAAAGAGATAAAAACCATCCATCGGTCGTAATGTGGAGTTTAGGAAACGAAGGCGGAAAAGGGCCAAACCATTCTGCAATGTCGGGCTGGGTTCATGATTTCGATATTACACGTCCGGTGCATTACGAACCAGCACAAGGAAATGCTAAATTAGACGGATATATTGATCCGCTTGATCCAAGATATCCGAAAACAATCGATCACGCTTACAGATTTGAAAATCCGCAAGATGACTCTTATGTCGATATGGTCAGTCGTTTTTATCCTGGCGTTTTCACACCAAAATTTTTGGTCGATCAAAAGAAAGATACACGTCCGATTATTTTTGTTGAATATTCTCATGCAATGGGAAATTCAGTTGGAAATTTAAAAGAATTATGGGATGAATTTCGTTCGCTTCCAAGAGTTATTGGAGGTTGTATTTGGGAATTTAAAGATCAGGGAATCGTGAAATTTGATTCCAGATCTGGTCAGAATTATTTTGCTCATGGAGGAGATTTTGGCGAAAAATATCATGACGGAAACTTCAATACAAAAGGAATTGTAGATTCTAACGGAAAACCAAAAGGTTCGATTTTTGAAAATAAATGGGTGTATCAGCCAGCGATTTCGACTTTAAAGGGAAATCAGTTAGAAATCAAAAATCGTCAGGCTGTTAAATCTTTAGAAGGTTATATTCCGGTTTTAAAAGTGTTGGAAAATGGAAATGTGATTAAAACTCAGATTTTAAAACCGTTAAAAGTAGAAGCAGGACAATCAACAACTTTAGATATCAGTTCTTATCTTCCAAAAATGAAAGCTGATGCGGAATATATTTTAAATATAGAATTCCAACTTTCAAAAGACGAGCTTTGGGCTTCAAAAGGTTACGCTGTCGCGGAAGATCAATTTATAGTGAAAAAGAAAGAAGTCATTTCGTTAGAATCTAAAAAAGAAACTCTAAATGTTTCTGAATCAGATTCAGATTTCAAAATCAAAGGAAAAACTTTTGATATCACAATTGGAAAAATAAACGGAGCTTTGAGTTCTTATATTTTTAATGGAGAAGAACAAGTTTTTGCACCTCTATTGCCCAACTTTGTAAGACCGCTTACAGATAACGATAAACGTGGATGGAAATCGCAAAAGTTGTTGAAACAATGGTACAAAGCGAAACCAAAACTGGTTAACATTTCAATTGATAAATCAGCTTCTGAAATCAAAATTATAAGTGATTATGAAGTTATAAAAGATAGTGCAAGCGTAAAAGTGATCTATAATATTTTACCAAACGGATTAATAAAAGTAGATTACAGTTTAAAAGCATCGAACAAATTGCCGAACATTCCAAAAATCGGGATGCAGATGGGGGTTAAAAGAAGTTTCGACCAGATTTCATGGTACGGAAAAGGTGAACTAGAAAATTACAGCGACAGAAGTTTTGGTTCGTTTGTTGGAAAATATTCGCTTCCAATAAATGATTTTATCGAACATTATCCAAAACCACAGGAAAACGGAAATAGATGTGATGTAAGATGGATGGCATTAAGCACTCCGCAGAAAAATAACGGATTTTTAGTTGTAAATGAGTCCAAACTTTTAAGTATGAGCGCATGGCCATACACACAAGAAAACCTTAGCGCATCAGGACATACGTACGATTTGAAAGATCCAGGATTTTTAACGCTAAACATCGATTTAATCCAAATGGGAGTAGGAGGAAACGACAGCTGGACGATTGTAGCACAGCCATTGGAACAATATCAGATTAAATCTGGAAATTATGAATACAGTTTTTATTTGACGCCTTTTAGCGGTTCGAAGAATGAATTGGAAGATAGTTTGAAGAAGTTTAAGTATTAG
- a CDS encoding glycosylase, with the protein MKIKYLILTISALTITSCATKYKKREITETVMQEIYEEIKTPYKYGLVMVPTDNSYKMDCPSVFRKDGKWYMTYLIYDGRGYETWLAESDNLLDWKHLGKVMSFSENEKHWDVNQKAGYISLQDLTWGGSYEWEKYDGKYWMSYFGGDSKGYEAGVLSIGMAYTKEAPTKPHEFQRLENPVLTPKDKDARWWDNSTMYKNSVIRDKDKLTGHNFIMYYNARGDSLNPAKGAERIAMAVSNDMKTWKRYGDKPLINHHKGISGDAYIQRINDTWVMFYFGAFWTGWNQGAFNRFAVSNDLVNWTDWKGDDLVKSSEPYDDLFAHKSFVVKHDGVVYHFYCAVNKAEQRGIAIATSKDLGKSKLNFVAPPEKKKKN; encoded by the coding sequence ATGAAAATTAAATACCTAATCTTAACCATTTCGGCACTTACCATAACAAGCTGTGCAACCAAATACAAGAAAAGAGAAATTACCGAAACCGTAATGCAGGAGATTTACGAAGAAATCAAAACGCCTTATAAATACGGTTTGGTGATGGTTCCTACAGACAACTCATACAAAATGGATTGTCCGAGTGTATTTAGAAAAGATGGCAAATGGTACATGACGTATTTAATTTACGATGGAAGAGGTTATGAAACATGGTTAGCAGAAAGCGATAATCTTTTAGACTGGAAACATCTTGGAAAAGTAATGTCTTTCTCAGAAAACGAAAAACATTGGGATGTTAACCAAAAAGCAGGATATATTTCGTTGCAGGATTTAACTTGGGGCGGAAGCTACGAATGGGAAAAATATGATGGCAAATACTGGATGAGTTATTTTGGCGGAGACAGCAAAGGTTACGAAGCAGGTGTTTTATCAATCGGAATGGCGTATACCAAAGAAGCTCCCACAAAACCGCATGAATTTCAAAGATTAGAGAACCCGGTTTTAACGCCAAAAGATAAAGACGCCAGATGGTGGGACAATAGTACGATGTACAAAAACAGTGTAATTCGCGATAAAGATAAATTGACAGGACACAATTTTATCATGTATTACAATGCCCGAGGCGATAGTTTAAATCCTGCTAAAGGTGCGGAGCGTATCGCGATGGCGGTTTCAAACGACATGAAAACATGGAAGCGTTATGGCGATAAACCATTAATCAATCATCATAAAGGAATTTCGGGAGATGCTTATATTCAGCGAATTAATGACACTTGGGTGATGTTTTATTTCGGAGCTTTTTGGACGGGTTGGAATCAAGGCGCATTTAACCGTTTTGCCGTTTCAAATGATTTAGTGAACTGGACGGACTGGAAAGGCGATGACTTAGTAAAATCATCAGAACCTTATGATGATTTGTTTGCGCATAAATCATTTGTAGTAAAACATGATGGCGTCGTGTATCATTTTTATTGTGCCGTTAATAAAGCAGAACAAAGAGGAATTGCAATTGCAACTTCGAAAGATTTAGGGAAAAGCAAATTAAATTTTGTGGCTCCGCCAGAGAAAAAGAAGAAGAATTAA